ttgttgcaggaatttgaggacgtgtttcctaatgatgttcccagtgggttgccacctattagaggaatagaacatcaaattgattttgtgctaggtgcgacaattcctaaccgaccagcctataggagtaattcggaggagacaaaggaacttcaaagtcaagttgaggagttgcgtactataattcagaagaacttgaaaaattggcaggatcgtttgccattcattgagtttgcatataatcagagtgttcattctaccactaatttttcaccatttgagactgtttatggttttaatccactaactcctttggatttgctaccattaccagttaatgaaatgactagtttggatggtcataagaaggctgagatggtgaagaaactccatgaaagtgtacggtagcatatagagaagaaaaatgagcataatgcgaccaaagccaacaagggccgtcgacaagttcTCTTTGAatcgggtgattgggtttgggtgcatatgagaaaagaaagatttccagctcataggcggtctaagctgcatcctagaggggatggtccatttaaagtccttgagagaatcaatgataatgcatacaagttggatcttccagatgagtataacattagtgctacatttaatgtttctgatctttctccttttgatgtaggtgacgattcgaggacgaatccgtttgaagagagggggaatgataagaatcaacaagcattcaaggatccattgcatattccagttgggcctattacaagagcaagatccaataagatcaaagaagcacttaatgggctgattcaagagatttgggctgattctaacgtaggacattccaagcttggccgaaaggaagctgaaaacgtaataaatttaattcaagctatttaggactgatctggcttaattgcgagtgatttatggcatgaattaatggctgattgactttccagatctatatcagttaaggcagattttttcctattttggatctgctaatttcagaccaaatcaacttttatttagggttttattatttagtacgttttttaggtattttcattgtttttaggtgcatttaatgctttttaggtcaaatttgattcctaatatggtaaggtatcaattaggagttattttagaatatattttcttgtctgttaagttttatggagcccttaaataggctctgaagtttgtaaacgtttttcataatattattgaataaaaatcagaaaaggtgaggctttgctctcttttggctcttcaagaactgtgaacttatcaaggattcttccttgtggcgttcaaacattgtacctttggttcgtgattctttataatcattgggtcaaggtcaacttatacctttggttcagggtttctatcaaaaatctgaattttagctttcttgggcaagtattccaatatttttagCTTTCTCATCACTATCTCCagagcttgccacactttctcatctatagaatgcaagaaagctctcatgcgtactttccagtatgcataattagtaccatcaaataaaggaggtataataagtgactgtcctctatccatgacaaacaggggtcaatggattacacagcaaagattaaaacttaatcagagtgtgcctgctttgataccactttataggccaaaaatgtattaacccttgtgatgaattaattgattaattagtcaagtttattaattaatcaaattaacatgcaatgtacgtggcagcaaaaacaaatcacaaacTACAATAAattgtagcggaaaataaatttgacaaggtgatttattttcaaatggggaaaacctccaaggcaaaaaccccatcgggtgaatttaaggtcaccactcccgagaattcactattatcacaacaagcagttacacttaaaggaatctcagtaccttataccaacctacagttgaatccttaccccaatacccaactAGACTTATTCTATAGTgtcaatctctccttttaatgcacaaTTCCAGGTACGTGACTAATAAATAGAtgcgcgaatcccagtacgcgacttgattaccaacttgagaaggatgttggctacaaagttctttagttcatcacatgataaagatcatgaagttgcttggtcacaaatgaaggaaaaattctggttttgtatctcatacaaaacccacagcggaagcaacgaacaaggatctatttcattcatgattgataacgtgcactatgtaaatttcagaatttaagaacaagatagcgtaccttggtgtggagaaattcaaaacaaagattagaagcacttgggaacacttttaatcttcactccaattccactttacgcccaagatgtgtggtctctcaatcagtttttcaaaggagaatgaaagtgtgtctcacactctctcacacaccatttcttatttctctttttactcatttaataaaaattctgtatgtttctccctttataactaactgattatctaattgggctggcctattaggcctttccaattgggttttagtgtgtggcttggagtgggaccaaaagggaccaataagacactagctccaatgggccttaggcttttccgtcaactcttgacaagtccaaagttaccattaattatatttaataccactatataaatataattgcactctaggccttattaataaattatatcccaagactttattatacatgcaaccccttcataaaatattcgtagtaacacaaagtcataaatgtagactgccactttgtaaattactacatcttatccttgagtacccggtttaattctttaaagttattcattatatatttatgaaattcaatttcataaatatatactttagtaatttcttactaaagtggttatgcctaactctctgaataactgaaaccattaaacttatctcaagggaatattttatatttctatcaagagactatgaattccatcttgagaatatatgttccatcaacactaaatgtggctgcccaacatactgaggttttgaccgtcactttagatctcattcctgatatatcaaagcaacccacacctcatgatcaggtgcattattctctcaggattaagagttcatgcaaatagaagtcgtgagatttattattcatttgaaagtcgttagaataataataaatctcacagcggtcctgttcaatatgttttaactcttaaaacatatcaacatatcaactagaagtctccacttccatgattaagacaaatcatcttagttgatacgttatagtcttcgcagatgaaatgcccaatttcatcaccgactacgaactataaattctgagtttacaaagaacttgtgatttacatcttctgtgacttttcacataaatcacatacaatgcatctcatggactatatgataatgtcccatattcatgttactattattttagataataataaaataactttatcaatcacaatattaagtcatacatcatgtcatacataatgtcatacataatatcatacataatatcacacaataggatttaagggcactaatcctaacaacaaaaccctacggtgtacaaacatagcagcttcatcaagagaaagaagaactagggcaaactaggtttccggccacaatttgcatgaacaacactttacttcacacttgtgcaattgtgctcactgtaacggcccttaaaataatccttatttATGATAGGGTATGATAGAGTACCAACCTCGACGTCGTCTATAGAGGTCGTCCAGGACTTAGCTAGTGAAGCAAGGACCCCGGAAACCTCACCAATAACTACCTCATCCATGAAGGAAGAAGCTTGGACGAGGTTCGTATGGTCAGGGAACAAGTCGCCTCGTCCTAGAGAGTCAAGAAGCTCGTCCTGAACAAAATCTGTCCATAGGAGGAACGACCCTTATTTCTAAGTTAGGTACGCTCAACAAGAAGATCCTCGGACGAGGCTGTCGCACTTAGGAAAATTTTCGAGTGTAATGTTACAactctgatgtaggacacaatttactgtttaattattgtaatttattatttttggtatttttatgtaaaaagtttaggtgatttaattccttgtttttaggtgcatttaatgttttttaggtcaaatttgattctagatatggtaaagtatcaattaggagttattttaaaatatattttcttgtctatcaagttttttggagcccttaaataggcccttaagtctgtaagcgttttttatataatattattgaccCATCCATGATTAAAGCCGTATTGGAGATGCCTCcacccaaaagaaagaaagaaataagggGTTTTTTGGGTTGATTAGAATACATTACTTGATTCATTGCCAAGCTCACTTCCACTTGTGAGCCCATCTTTAAACTCCTAAGAAAGAATGAACCACATACATGGAATGATGAGTGCCAAAATGCTTTTGAAATTATTAAGGAATACCTCCCCCACCCACCTATCCTAGTGCCTCCACAACATGAGAAACCCTTACTTCTGTACCTTTCCATCATAGGGGATATGGTTGGAAGTATGCTTGCACAAGAAGACAATAAGAAGAATGAGAAGGCCATATATTACTTGAGCAAAAGGTTCCATGATTACAAGACTAGGTACAATCCCATAGAAAAGTCATGTTTTGCACTTGTTTGGGTAGTACAGTAATTGAGACATATCGTCTTATCTTTCCAAATATGAGTGGTAGCAAGAATGGACCCATGGAAGTATCTCTTTGAAAAACCTGCTTTGAGTGGAAGATTGTCAAAATGGTTGCTCTTGTTGGCAGAATTTGATTTAAAGTATGTGGCTAGGAAAACTATCAAAGGAAGTGTTGTGTCAGATTTTTGTGCCAAGAATCCTATAGAGGGGAAAGATGGTAAAGGAGACTTTCCAGATGAGGATATCTAGGATGTTGAGTTAGGGACATGGAGGATGTACTTTTACAGAGCCATAAACCAATATGGGAATGGGATAGGAATACTCTTAATCACTCCTGAGGGATCTCACATACCTTTGGAAATCAAATTGAACTTTGAAGCAACTAATAACATGATTGAATATGAGGCTTGTACTCCCCTAATGGAAGCTCTTCGAGAATTGGGGGTAAAGGAGGTCGAAATCTTTGGGGATTCAACTTTGATTATAGCCCAAGCGCAAAAATTATGGAAGGTGAAGGAAGACCATATGAAGCCTTATCAACAATACTTGGAAGACTTAACCAAGGCCTTTGACAAGATTGAGTACACAATCATCCCTAGAGCTCAAAATCAATTTGCAGATGCCTTAGCTACCTTAGCCTCCATGGTTGAGATACCTGAGGGAGGGTGGACACGGCCCTTGGAGATTGAGCAAAGTTATGAGGAAGTGCACAAAAGGAAGACTGAACCTTCAATAATGACCATAGAGGAAGAGGAAGTTCCGTGGTACTATAACATCATGAAGCTCTTGGAACTAGGAGCATATCTAGATGGTGCCAACAAGAGTGAACGTCATTCCATTAGGATGATGGCAACACAATACATCCTATGTGGAGAACAACTCTATAGAAGGTCCTATGATGGTGTACACCTTCGTTGCTTGAAGAGAGAAGAAGCCGAGAGGGTAATGGAAGAAGTTTATCAAGGGATCTATGGCCTTCATATGAATGAAAGAATGTTAGCCAAGAAAATCCTAAGGATAGAGTACTACTAGAATACAATGGAGACTGAACCATGTACCACCTAGTGAGTTGTATAGCATGACTTCTCCATGGCCACTCTCAGCTTGGGGCATAGATGTCATTGGAAGGATAGCTCCTAAGGCTTCAAACAGGCATGGGTATATTTTAGTGTCAATCgactatttcactaagtgggtggaagcagccTTCTACTCCATATTGAAGGCTATTCACGTGGCctaattcttaaaaaacaacATTATATGCCAGTTTGGGGTATCCCAAGAGATCATTTCCGATAATGGTTCCCACTTTGAGGATGCAGTCTGAATGGTCATGGAAGAATATGGCATTGAGCATCACAAGTCTTCACCATATCAACTGCAAGCGAATGGGGCCATAGAAGCAGCTAATAAGAATGTGAAGAACATCCTAGCCAATGTGGTAATGACATACAAAGATTGGACCGAGAAGCATCAGTTTGCCTTATAGGGTTATAGAACTCCTATTCGTACATCAATTGGGCAAACACTTACTCTTCAGTTTATGGTAGTGAGGCGGTGCTTCCTATTGAGGTGGAGATATAATCTTTGAGGGTATTGGTGGAAACCAAGGTCCTAGAAGAGGATTGGGCTAAAGCGAGATATGAACAACTAGCTTTGATAGATGAGAAAAGGGCTAGGACTCAATACCATGCTCAAGGGTACCAAAAAGGATTGCTCAAGCATTCAACAAGAAAGTGAAACCAAGAAACCGTAAAGAAGTGGACTTGGTCCTAAAGGTGCTTAGAGATGAGACTGTTGATCCAAGAAGGAAAATGAAGCCAAGATGAATTAGGTCTTTTATCATTAAGAAGATCATGTCTAGATGAAAGATGCTTCACCGCATTAACCTGGATAGACTCGGGAAATACCAcatttaaaaagaataagaaaaagaaaaagcctacTAGGTTGAAAATCCGAAAGGGCGacctaggcaaaaattaaggcaaaaaaaCCTCCACtagattgaaaacccaaaagggcagTTTAGGCGAAAGTTAGGGGAAAAGGCCATGGGTATGGCAAAAATTCCTAAAGGGACGTCATAGGAAAAAATTACATggcaaaggaaaaaagaagagaaaaaaatgaataaatgagaTGACAATAAGCAAAGATAGTAAAAAGGAAATTCTCTCattgctcaaattaaaagataataaaattgatttcataGGGGATTTGGAACATTCCGAtcctttattaaattaaaaaacaaaaccataaGAATCATAAGGGCTTGATTGGTAGGaggaattttgattttgttttcaaaacagtataaaaacaattttaaaaaaattgaacttgatacttttaaaaacaatttccaaa
This genomic stretch from Castanea sativa cultivar Marrone di Chiusa Pesio chromosome 9, ASM4071231v1 harbors:
- the LOC142608977 gene encoding uncharacterized protein LOC142608977 — protein: MDPWKYLFEKPALSGRLSKWLLLLAEFDLKYVARKTIKGSVVSDFCAKNPIEGKDGILLITPEGSHIPLEIKLNFEATNNMIEYEACTPLMEALRELGVKEVEIFGDSTLIIAQAQKLWKVKEDHMKPYQQYLEDLTKAFDKIEYTIIPRAQNQFADALATLASMVEIPEGGWTRPLEIEQSYEEVHKRKTEPSIMTIEEEEVPWYYNIMKLLELGAYLDGANKSERHSIRMMATQYILCGEQLYRRSYDGVHLRCLKREEAERVMEEVYQGIYGLHMNERMLAKKILRIEYY